The following proteins are co-located in the Megalops cyprinoides isolate fMegCyp1 chromosome 15, fMegCyp1.pri, whole genome shotgun sequence genome:
- the LOC118789800 gene encoding phytanoyl-CoA hydroxylase-interacting protein-like, which produces MEVPSLGHNINSPTSPCEDMIKNLSLEAIQLCDRDGNKSLDSGIAEMEELPVPRNIKISNITCDSFKISWDMDPKSRERITHYFIDLNKKENKNSNKFKHKDVPTKLVAKAVPLPMTVKGHWFLSPRTEYTVAVQTASKQRDGDYAVSEWSEIIEFCTADYSTVHLTQLLEKAEVIAGRMLKFSVFYRNQHKEYFDQAREAQSNRMLPSVKDNSGSHGSPISGKLEGIFFSCNTEFNTGKPPQDSPYGRYRFEVGAEVLFNPKTNLYFGDFYCMYTAYHYVILVLAPQGSPGDQFCKQRLPALDIANNRFLTCTQGEDGRLAFHHAQDVILEVIYTDPVDLALGTVAEISGHQLMSLSTVNAKKDPSCKTCNISSGR; this is translated from the exons GAAATAAGTCTCTGGACAGCGGGATCGCGGAAATGGAGGAGCTTCCTGTTCCCCGGAACATTAAAATAAGCAACATCACGTGCGACTCCTTCAAGATCTCCTGGGACATGGACCCCAAGTCCAGGGAGCGCATCACCCACTACTTCATCGACCTcaacaagaaagaaaacaagaactCCAACAAGTTCAAACACAAG GATGTGCCCACGAAGCTGGTCGCTAAGGCCGTCCCCCTCCCCATGACCGTGAAAGGCCACTGGTTCCTGAGCCCGCGCACCGAGTACACCGTGGCCGTGCAGACGGCTTCCAAACAGAGGGACGGGGACTACGCTGTGTCAGAGTGGAGTGAGATCATCGAGTTCTGCACCGCAG ATTACTCGACTGTCCATCTCACTCAGCTGTTAGAGAAGGCAGAGGTGATAGCCGGCAGGATGCTCAAATTTTCTGTCTTCTATCGCAACCAGCACAAAGAATACTTTGATCAAGCCAG GGAGGCTCAGAGCAACAGGATGCTGCCGTCAGTGAAGGACAACAGCGGCAGCCACGGCTCGCCCATCAGCGGCAAGCTGGAGGGCATCTTCTTCAGCTGCAACACGGAGTTCAACACGGGCAAGCCCCCCCAGGACTCCCCCTACGGCCGTTACCGCTTTGAGGTCGGCGCCGAGGTGCTCTTCAACCCAAAGACCAACCTCTACTTCGGGGACTTCTACTGCATGTACACGGCCTACCACTACGTCATCCTAGTGCTGGCTCCCCAGGGCTCTCCGGGGGACCAGTTCTGCAAGCAGAGGCTGCCAGCGCTGGACATCGCCAACAACAGGTTCCTGACCTGCACCCAGGGGGAGGACGGCCGGCTGGCCTTCCACCACGCCCAGGACGTCATCCTGGAGGTCATCTACACCGACCCCGTGGACCTGGCCCTGGGGACTGTGGCCGAGATCAGCGGCCACCAGCTCATGAGCCTGTCCACGGTCAACGCCAAGAAGGACCCCAGCTGCAAGACCTGCAACATCAGCTCAGGGCGCTAA